A window of the Egibacter rhizosphaerae genome harbors these coding sequences:
- a CDS encoding ABC transporter substrate-binding protein: protein MQGHANGHRRRRRHAVARPWIWLAALAALMLLAAACEADPDDELVEDPEAEADESDEDDPEDDPDDDPDDEPDDEDDEDDEPDEEDEPDPDDDAITIGVVSALEGPFADGAEDGGRAIEMAIDDFDGEVAGRPIETSIESSDTSADTAVERSRQLVEQEEVDLMFGPLSGTEGVAISEYAETVPDMTFIDAASGGIPSTLEGPDNYFRFTAEGSQQGGNIGTYAYEELGYERMATLGEDYDFPHALVGSFIEDFCTAGGEVVEAFWVPLGESDYSSVIASIPEDVDAIYGGIGGSDAVNFLEQSIEFGIDVPIVGGSILVDETVLAAEGADLREAVTDIVASAPVHPNPDDELWVEWSERYHDMFPDEGFDEPSLFAALYYNNFRSLLEAVESVDGDLDDRDALHEALRDLEWEGPIGPVGPLNENNQGSVRNFIFEIAEGEGEELDTELRQVDDGIEPAEEVYERMDGCP, encoded by the coding sequence ATGCAGGGACACGCGAACGGACACAGGAGACGGCGTCGTCACGCCGTCGCGCGTCCGTGGATCTGGCTCGCTGCGCTGGCCGCGTTGATGCTGCTGGCCGCGGCGTGCGAGGCGGACCCGGATGACGAGCTCGTCGAGGACCCCGAAGCCGAGGCCGACGAGTCGGACGAGGACGATCCCGAGGACGATCCCGACGACGATCCCGACGACGAGCCGGACGACGAGGACGACGAGGACGACGAGCCCGATGAGGAGGACGAGCCCGACCCCGACGACGACGCCATCACCATCGGCGTGGTGAGCGCCCTGGAGGGACCATTCGCGGACGGCGCGGAGGACGGTGGCCGCGCGATCGAGATGGCCATCGACGACTTCGACGGTGAGGTGGCAGGTCGGCCCATCGAGACCTCGATCGAGAGCTCCGACACGAGCGCTGATACCGCGGTCGAACGCTCACGTCAGCTCGTGGAGCAGGAGGAAGTCGACCTCATGTTCGGCCCCTTGTCCGGCACCGAGGGCGTCGCGATCAGCGAGTACGCGGAGACCGTGCCCGACATGACGTTCATCGACGCGGCCTCCGGCGGGATCCCTTCGACGCTCGAGGGCCCGGACAACTACTTCCGCTTCACCGCCGAGGGCTCCCAGCAGGGCGGGAACATCGGCACCTACGCGTACGAGGAGTTGGGCTACGAGCGCATGGCCACGCTCGGGGAGGACTACGACTTCCCTCACGCGCTCGTCGGCAGCTTCATCGAGGACTTCTGCACTGCCGGGGGCGAGGTCGTCGAGGCGTTCTGGGTGCCGCTCGGAGAGTCGGACTACAGCTCGGTGATTGCCTCCATCCCGGAGGACGTCGACGCGATCTACGGGGGGATCGGTGGCTCGGATGCCGTGAACTTCCTCGAGCAGTCCATTGAGTTCGGCATCGACGTACCCATCGTCGGTGGGTCGATCCTCGTCGACGAGACGGTCCTCGCCGCGGAGGGCGCCGACCTCCGGGAGGCCGTCACCGACATCGTGGCGAGTGCTCCCGTGCATCCCAACCCCGACGACGAGCTCTGGGTGGAGTGGTCGGAGCGCTATCACGACATGTTCCCGGACGAGGGATTCGACGAGCCCTCGCTGTTCGCGGCGCTCTACTACAACAACTTCCGTTCGCTGCTCGAGGCGGTCGAGAGCGTCGACGGCGACCTCGACGACCGTGACGCCCTCCATGAGGCCCTCCGGGACCTGGAATGGGAGGGCCCGATCGGCCCGGTCGGTCCTCTCAACGAGAACAACCAGGGGTCGGTCCGGAACTTCATCTTCGAGATCGCCGAGGGTGAGGGCGAGGAGCTCGACACCGAGCTCCGTCAGGTGGACGACGGCATCGAGCCGGCGGAGGAGGTCTACGAGCGCATGGACGGTTGCCCGTAG
- a CDS encoding ABC transporter ATP-binding protein, translating to MTADDQGAADGEAPALRVRGLTKDFGGIRAVADVDLVVGHGERVSVIGPNGAGKSTLFNLVAGAHSPTHGQIELFGEDVTRLPSRRRAHRGLGRTFQTSRLFTEMSVADNIYLSLVGRPRAVNRLRPVITDRVREQRVHELADLVGLDGTLATRVGELSHGEQRQLEVAMALGSDPRLLMLDEPAAGLSPSERSQLTELLLGLDTSVTVLLIEHDMEIALVVGERVVVMHEGEKLLEGPPGEVRGSHRVQEIYLGASYAGD from the coding sequence GTGACGGCCGATGATCAGGGAGCTGCCGACGGTGAGGCCCCGGCCCTGCGAGTGCGGGGCCTCACCAAGGACTTCGGCGGCATCCGCGCCGTGGCCGACGTCGATCTCGTCGTCGGCCACGGCGAGCGGGTCTCGGTAATCGGCCCGAACGGGGCGGGCAAGAGCACGTTGTTCAATCTCGTCGCCGGTGCGCACTCTCCGACGCACGGGCAGATCGAACTTTTCGGGGAGGACGTCACCCGACTTCCCAGCCGCCGCCGTGCCCACCGAGGATTGGGGCGGACCTTCCAGACCTCGCGCCTGTTTACCGAGATGTCCGTCGCCGACAACATCTACCTGTCCCTCGTGGGTCGGCCGCGGGCGGTGAACCGCCTCCGCCCGGTGATCACCGACAGGGTGCGCGAGCAGCGGGTGCACGAGCTCGCCGACTTGGTCGGCCTCGACGGGACGCTTGCGACCCGCGTTGGCGAGCTCTCGCACGGGGAGCAGCGGCAGCTCGAGGTCGCCATGGCGCTCGGGAGCGATCCGCGGCTACTGATGCTCGACGAGCCGGCGGCCGGTCTGTCCCCCTCGGAGCGGAGCCAGCTCACGGAGCTGCTCCTCGGGCTCGACACCTCGGTCACGGTTCTGCTCATCGAACACGACATGGAGATCGCGCTGGTCGTGGGTGAGCGCGTCGTCGTGATGCACGAAGGCGAGAAGCTCTTGGAGGGGCCGCCCGGCGAGGTCCGTGGCAGTCACCGGGTGCAGGAGATCTACCTCGGAGCCAGCTATGCCGGAGACTGA
- a CDS encoding ABC transporter ATP-binding protein produces the protein MPETDVTTATSEDSAVTRFVVEGLNVYYGQVHILQDVTFRVYDEPVAMVGRNGMGKTTLAKTIVGLLSPESGSIRFEGKELARQPPYKVVRSGIGYVPQGRRIFPTLSVHEHLRMVGAPAGARWTAEAVYELFPRLADRRNQGASNLSGGEQQMLAIARALLTQPRLLVMDEPSEGLAPAIVDLLAQTLRDLATEGQQTFVIEQNLRFASELSDHLLVMVNGRVATEVAASDLLTDPELQSRYLGVG, from the coding sequence ATGCCGGAGACTGATGTCACCACGGCGACATCCGAGGACAGCGCGGTGACCCGGTTCGTCGTCGAAGGGCTGAACGTCTACTACGGCCAGGTCCACATCCTTCAGGACGTGACCTTTCGCGTCTACGACGAGCCCGTCGCCATGGTCGGGCGCAACGGGATGGGGAAGACCACGCTCGCCAAGACCATCGTCGGACTGCTGTCACCCGAGTCGGGCTCGATTCGCTTCGAGGGCAAGGAGCTCGCGCGGCAACCGCCCTACAAGGTGGTTCGCTCCGGTATCGGCTACGTCCCGCAGGGTCGCCGCATCTTCCCGACGCTGAGCGTGCACGAGCATCTCCGGATGGTCGGCGCGCCGGCTGGTGCACGGTGGACCGCCGAGGCGGTGTACGAACTGTTCCCCCGGCTCGCCGATCGCCGGAACCAAGGGGCGTCGAATCTCTCCGGGGGCGAGCAGCAGATGCTCGCGATCGCCCGGGCGTTGCTGACGCAACCGAGGCTGCTGGTGATGGACGAACCCTCGGAGGGCCTCGCGCCGGCGATCGTCGACCTCCTCGCGCAGACGTTGCGTGATCTCGCGACCGAAGGGCAGCAGACGTTCGTAATCGAGCAGAACCTGCGCTTTGCGAGCGAGCTCAGCGATCACCTGCTGGTCATGGTCAATGGGCGGGTCGCCACCGAGGTCGCCGCGAGCGATCTACTCACCGATCCTGAGCTGCAGAGCCGCTACCTGGGAGTGGGTTGA